DNA from Streptomyces sp. NBC_01476:
TCGGTGAGGAGCGGGGCGACCGCGTCGCGGAGGGTGCCGGGCGTGGGGTCGGCCGGAAGCGCGACCGCGGCCCCCGCCTCGGCGAGGTGCCGGGCGTTGTGCGCCTGCTCGTTGCCCGCGCTGGTGGCGAGCGGGACGAAGACCGCGGCCTTGCCCAGCGCGGTCAGTTCCGCGAGGGTGCCGGCGCCGCTGCGGGAGATCACCACGTCGGCCAGTGCGAGCACGTCCGGCAGTTCGGGGCCGACGTAGCCGGTGAGGAGGTAGCGGGCGGCGAGTTCGGGAGGAAGCGCCGCGGTGTGCTGCCGGAGTTCCGGCAGGTTCGCCGGACCGCACTGGTGGACGACGTTGGCGCAGGTGAGCAGCCACGGCAGGATGTCGCGCACCAGGTGGTTGATCTGCTGCGAGCCCTGGGCGCCGCCGGTGACGTAGACGGTCGGCAGGCGGCGGTCGAAACGCTGCAGGCCCAGCGCCTGGACCGCCTTGTCGGCCTGGCCGGTGAGCACTTCGGGGCGTACCGGGTTGCCGGTGACCACCGCGGTCGCGCGGGCCGGCTCGGGCAGCAGCGGCAGCGTCGACTCCGACGAGACCGCGACGCAGGTGGCCTTGCGGGCCAGCGACCGGTTGGCCAGGCCCAGCCGGACCGTCTGCTCGTGGACGACCAGCGGCCGGCGGCACATCCTGGCCGCCATTCCCACCGGGACGGCGACATAGCCGCCGGTGGCCAGCACCACGTCGGGCTCGAAGCCGGAGACGAGCTTGCGGGCCTGGGCGACCCCGAGAGGGACCCGGCCCATGTCCTTCACGTTCGCCGGCGAGACGAGTTTCAGCGGATTGCTGGAGCGGCGGATCTTGCCGGTGGCGACCGCGGCGAACCGGATCCCCTCACCGGCCGCCACCCGGGACTCCAGGCTGTCGGCGGTGCCGACCCACAGGACGTCGAGGCCGCGGCCCGCGGCGGCGAGCCGGGCCTGCAGGGTGCGGACCGCGGTGAGCGCGGGATAGGTGTGGCCGCCGGTACCGCCGCCGGTCACGATCAGCCGGAAGGGCCGCTGGGCGTCGGCCGGGACCCGGCCGGTGTCAGTGTTCATGAGGCTTCCCAAGGAGCTGTTGATCCGACGGCGCCGGCCTCCGGCCGGCGCCCGGAGGCGGGACATCACGGAGAACAACGGAGAACAGCGGGCTCACCCGCCCGCTCAGTCGAACCAGCGGGCCTGCGCCAACTCGTCTGTACGGGTGGGGTCTTCGAGCAGTGCGGCGAGTTCGAAGCGGCGCTCCCAGCGGCCCGCCGCCCAGGCAAGACCAGCCGCGACACCCTCGACGGTGGAGGCGTGCAGCGTGCCGTCGGCGTAGCGCCAGTCGACCTCGACGCCGCCGGTCAGCAGCAGTTCCTCGTGCTCCACGTAGGTGGTGGGGGCGCCGGGCAGGAGGTCGTGGACCGCGGGGAGGACGTCGTGCGGTTCGCCCTGCGAGAGGACCGCCGCCTCGACCGCCTCGCTGAGGCGGCGGACCTGGAAGAGCTCGGCCAGGTCGGCGGCCAGGCGCGGCGGGACCGGGAGCAGCGGCAGGCCGGCCGCCAGCGGGAGGAGGTCGGGGGCGTCGGCGACGAGCGCTTCCGCCGCGTCCACCACGACCGGGACGCCGTCGGTGACGGCCCGCAGGTCGTCCGGGAGGGTGACCTGGTCGGGGTCAAGGGCGGCCAGCGCGGTGTAGAGGCCGTGGAGCTGGGCCGCGGTGACCTCGTGGTCCGGGTCGGCGAGACGGGCCAGCAGCTCGGCGGCGCCGCCGGGTTCGGCGAGCAGCGCGGCGGTGGTGGTGCGTACCCCGAGGGCCCGCAGCACCTGTTCGTCGACGCCCTCGTCGGTCTCGGCCTCCTCGTAGAGCCCGGCGAGCAGCCGATCGCCGCCGGCCGCCCGCAGGCCCACCGGGCGGCGCCCGTCGAGCACCGGGTGGTCCCGCAGCCACCAGGCGGTGTAGGGGCGTACGGACTCGGTGGTGCCGTCCGGGAGCAGGACGCGGACGGTGGCGGTGACGGCGTCCCGCAGCGGGGGCCGGGAGAGCAGGGCGAGCGCCTGCGGCCAGGCGTCGTCGTCGACCAGGTCGAGGTCGCGGACGCCGAGGATCTCGGTGGCGACCGGCGGCACATCGGTCTCCGGCAATTGGTCGAGAACGTC
Protein-coding regions in this window:
- a CDS encoding UDP-N-acetylglucosamine--N-acetylmuramyl-(pentapeptide) pyrophosphoryl-undecaprenol N-acetylglucosamine transferase, which gives rise to MNTDTGRVPADAQRPFRLIVTGGGTGGHTYPALTAVRTLQARLAAAGRGLDVLWVGTADSLESRVAAGEGIRFAAVATGKIRRSSNPLKLVSPANVKDMGRVPLGVAQARKLVSGFEPDVVLATGGYVAVPVGMAARMCRRPLVVHEQTVRLGLANRSLARKATCVAVSSESTLPLLPEPARATAVVTGNPVRPEVLTGQADKAVQALGLQRFDRRLPTVYVTGGAQGSQQINHLVRDILPWLLTCANVVHQCGPANLPELRQHTAALPPELAARYLLTGYVGPELPDVLALADVVISRSGAGTLAELTALGKAAVFVPLATSAGNEQAHNARHLAEAGAAVALPADPTPGTLRDAVAPLLTDAGVRTAIAQRARTYGRPDAAERLVDVLLSVAAR